In Lentimicrobiaceae bacterium, a genomic segment contains:
- a CDS encoding UbiX family flavin prenyltransferase has translation MRFLLKIIVGITGASGTVYGQMLLNKLQQLTAQIADCRVIFSSTAKQVWEYELQNKAFTNIPFTVHEPDDFFAPFASGSSSYDAMIICPCSMGTLGRIAAGTSGDLLTRAADVMLKERKKLLLVTRESPLSLIHINNMKTVTEAGGIIFPASPSFYNRPQNIDELVATIIDRVLLHVGFDMEISAWGSKEH, from the coding sequence ATGCGTTTTCTGTTGAAAATAATTGTTGGAATAACCGGAGCCAGTGGCACGGTTTACGGACAAATGTTGCTTAATAAATTACAACAACTTACTGCGCAAATTGCTGATTGCCGGGTAATTTTTTCTTCTACTGCAAAACAGGTTTGGGAATACGAACTACAAAACAAAGCATTTACCAACATACCATTTACTGTACACGAACCTGACGATTTTTTTGCCCCCTTTGCGTCAGGATCTTCATCCTACGATGCCATGATAATATGTCCATGTTCCATGGGAACCTTAGGAAGAATTGCTGCCGGCACTTCGGGCGATTTGTTAACACGTGCTGCCGATGTTATGCTGAAAGAAAGAAAAAAATTGTTGCTGGTTACTCGCGAATCACCGCTTAGTCTTATACATATCAACAATATGAAAACGGTAACCGAAGCAGGTGGCATTATTTTTCCGGCATCTCCGTCGTTTTATAACCGTCCACAAAACATTGATGAACTCGTTGCTACGATTATTGACCGGGTATTACTGCATGTTGGCTTCGATATGGAAATTTCCGCCTGGGGAAGCAAAGAGCATTGA
- the gldE gene encoding gliding motility-associated protein GldE, protein MSLESIYSYNNLTSVVSLGIIFLFILLPLLLFASALISACEVAFFSLSPSQLKSIRTNENPKDDVIVRLLDKPKLLLATILICNNFINITFVILSTLLGSEIFHLGTYPVLEFIVQVVIITSLILLFAEILPKVFAARYSLHVAHFMAQPLQILVKIIYPLSWLLVSSSNLIDHRLVKKGITISKDELSKAIELTADENSPEGERKMLEGIVKFGDIEVKEIMKARIDVTAINTELSFEEVLKVILDSGYSRIPVYTDSIDNISGILYTKDLLPYLDKSHDNIWLSLVRPAYFVPENKKINDLLSDFQEKKIHMAIVVDEYGGTSGIVTFEDIIEEIVGEISDELDTENDEIRYQQIDENTYIFEAKTSLNDFYKILNISDTTFDKYKGDSDTLAGLILEHSGQIPEKGFSLKIDEYLFTIEASDKRRIKKIKVVYG, encoded by the coding sequence ATGAGTCTGGAGAGTATATATTCATACAATAATTTAACAAGTGTGGTTTCATTAGGCATTATTTTTCTTTTTATTCTTTTGCCCTTATTGTTATTTGCATCGGCTTTAATTTCGGCTTGTGAAGTTGCTTTTTTTTCACTTTCTCCCTCCCAACTAAAATCAATCAGAACCAACGAAAATCCAAAGGATGATGTCATCGTAAGACTGCTTGACAAACCTAAATTACTCCTGGCTACAATACTTATTTGTAATAATTTTATTAATATCACATTTGTAATTCTGTCCACTTTGCTGGGTTCTGAAATTTTCCACCTTGGAACCTATCCTGTTCTGGAGTTTATCGTTCAGGTTGTTATCATCACCTCTTTAATTTTACTTTTCGCAGAAATACTTCCTAAAGTTTTTGCTGCCAGGTATTCATTGCATGTTGCACATTTCATGGCACAACCGCTGCAAATACTCGTAAAAATAATATATCCCCTAAGTTGGTTGCTTGTTTCCTCTTCAAACCTTATTGACCACAGGCTGGTGAAAAAAGGAATAACCATTTCAAAAGACGAACTATCAAAAGCCATTGAACTTACCGCTGATGAAAACTCACCCGAAGGCGAAAGAAAAATGTTGGAAGGAATCGTTAAATTCGGTGATATTGAAGTTAAAGAAATTATGAAAGCCCGAATAGACGTAACTGCAATAAATACTGAATTATCCTTTGAAGAAGTTTTAAAGGTAATCCTTGATTCAGGGTATTCAAGAATACCCGTTTATACCGACTCGATTGACAACATTTCCGGAATTTTATACACCAAAGACTTATTGCCCTATCTTGATAAATCTCATGATAATATTTGGCTGTCGTTAGTTCGTCCCGCTTATTTTGTACCTGAAAACAAAAAAATTAATGACTTATTGAGTGATTTTCAGGAGAAAAAAATTCACATGGCAATAGTGGTGGATGAATATGGAGGCACCTCCGGAATTGTTACTTTTGAAGATATTATTGAGGAAATTGTCGGGGAAATCAGCGACGAGCTGGATACCGAAAACGATGAAATCCGTTACCAACAAATTGACGAAAACACTTATATTTTTGAAGCCAAAACCAGTTTAAACGATTTTTATAAAATTCTCAACATAAGTGATACGACATTTGATAAATACAAGGGGGATTCCGATACCTTAGCCGGTTTAATACTCGAACACAGCGGACAGATCCCTGAAAAAGGATTCAGCCTAAAAATTGATGAATATCTGTTTACTATAGAAGCATCGGATAAAAGACGGATAAAAAAGATCAAGGTTGTTTACGGATAA
- the ssb gene encoding single-stranded DNA-binding protein: protein MASGVNKVILVGNLGRDPDIQNLENGVKKATFSLATSEVIKNKDGSKTAQTEWHNVVLWRGLAEIAEKYLLKGKQVYLEGKIRTRSWEDKDGNKRYITEIIGENLVLVGSPKSEHPVVEGSVMNDDYNNHAGNTNLPEDDLPF, encoded by the coding sequence ATGGCATCTGGAGTAAACAAAGTAATTTTAGTGGGCAATCTGGGCAGGGACCCGGATATTCAAAACCTGGAAAATGGCGTTAAAAAGGCTACATTTTCTTTAGCAACGTCTGAAGTTATAAAAAACAAAGACGGAAGCAAAACAGCACAAACAGAATGGCATAATGTAGTATTATGGAGAGGTTTAGCTGAAATTGCCGAAAAATATCTTCTAAAAGGTAAACAGGTATATCTTGAAGGTAAAATCCGTACACGCTCATGGGAAGACAAAGATGGCAACAAACGGTATATTACCGAAATCATCGGCGAAAACCTTGTTCTTGTTGGAAGTCCGAAAAGCGAACATCCTGTGGTTGAAGGTTCGGTAATGAATGATGATTATAACAATCACGCCGGCAATACAAATCTGCCGGAAGATGATTTGCCATTTTAG
- a CDS encoding NUDIX domain-containing protein translates to MSQGFVFYERFITRFPTIFQLASATEDEVLKYWQGLGYYSRAKNIHLTAKKIVNEFHGIFPSTYKEILSLKGVGKYTAAAIISLAYNVPYATVDTNVIRIISRIFGVKTPVDTATGIAQIYLLADKLLLKSEPGIFNSALMDFGALVCKKVSPQCVSCLLQNYCSAFLSNEVNTLPLKNKTINIKNRFFHYLVFIIPKENSTYTLFGKRNKKDIWNGLYDFPLIETEIPVSVRQLPEYINKFEKDSSWVDSVIGQSEIFKHILTHQIINATFYKITASGNNFFPEAKMINTELLQNYPVSSLIKTFLSKYDHWFFHT, encoded by the coding sequence ATCAGCCAAGGTTTTGTATTTTACGAACGTTTTATTACCCGTTTCCCCACAATATTTCAATTGGCATCCGCCACTGAAGACGAAGTTTTGAAATATTGGCAAGGACTGGGGTACTATTCACGTGCAAAAAACATTCACCTGACAGCAAAAAAAATAGTTAATGAATTTCATGGTATTTTTCCTTCCACCTATAAAGAAATTCTTTCACTAAAAGGTGTGGGTAAATATACCGCTGCTGCCATAATATCGCTGGCTTATAATGTTCCGTATGCTACCGTGGATACCAATGTAATACGAATTATCAGCAGAATTTTTGGTGTAAAAACTCCTGTGGATACCGCAACGGGCATAGCACAAATTTACCTGCTTGCCGATAAGCTTTTGCTTAAAAGCGAACCTGGTATTTTTAATTCTGCATTGATGGATTTTGGCGCGCTCGTTTGTAAAAAGGTATCGCCACAATGTGTATCATGTCTCTTGCAAAATTATTGCAGTGCTTTTTTATCAAACGAAGTAAATACCCTTCCTCTTAAAAATAAAACCATTAACATAAAAAACAGATTTTTTCATTACCTGGTCTTTATCATTCCAAAAGAAAACTCCACTTACACCTTATTCGGAAAAAGAAATAAAAAAGATATCTGGAACGGATTATATGATTTTCCACTGATAGAAACTGAAATACCAGTATCTGTCAGACAATTACCTGAATATATAAACAAATTCGAAAAAGATAGTTCTTGGGTTGATTCTGTTATCGGACAATCCGAAATATTCAAGCATATACTTACCCATCAAATAATTAACGCTACATTTTACAAAATAACAGCAAGCGGAAACAACTTTTTTCCCGAAGCAAAAATGATAAATACTGAATTATTACAGAACTATCCTGTATCCAGTTTGATTAAAACTTTTTTAAGCAAATATGATCATTGGTTTTTTCATACTTAA
- a CDS encoding integration host factor subunit beta: MTKAEIVADIASKTGVEKVAVQAVVESFMDSVKDSLSKGENVYLRGFGSFTIKRRAEKTGRNISKNTTIIIPAHNIPAFKPAKTFVVEVKNKVK, translated from the coding sequence ATGACAAAAGCAGAAATCGTAGCAGACATTGCTAGCAAAACCGGCGTAGAAAAAGTAGCCGTTCAAGCAGTTGTAGAATCCTTCATGGATTCTGTAAAGGATTCATTATCAAAAGGCGAAAACGTTTATTTGAGAGGCTTTGGCAGCTTTACAATTAAACGTCGTGCTGAAAAAACCGGAAGAAATATTTCAAAAAACACCACCATTATTATTCCGGCACATAATATTCCTGCATTTAAACCGGCAAAAACCTTTGTTGTTGAAGTAAAAAACAAAGTTAAATAA
- a CDS encoding Rne/Rng family ribonuclease, with product MNKELIIDSNSSEVNVALLEEKCLVELNKEKNDHSFSVGDVYLGKVRKIMPGLNAAFIDVGHEKDAFLHYLDLGPQISSLNKYTRIALAGKTPNLATNFNLEPDIEKTGKISSVLNPGQQILVQIAKEPISTKGPRVTSEISFAGRFLVLVPFSNRISISQKIKSLDERNRLKRLITSIKPKHFGIIIRTVAENKKVADLDADLISLLNKWESISTQLPGAKAPLKVISEMARTSAILRDVLNETFNNIHVNDIVLYEEIKNYIRTIASEKLDIVKLYKGKVPIFEHFGVEKQIKNSFGKIITIKSGVYLIIEHTEALHVIDVNSGHRVNAQNSQEVNALDVNIEAAIETARQLRLRDMGGIIVIDFIDMHEPGNRRKLYQKLKEEMARDRAKHTILPPSKFGLVQITRQRVRPETNVQIVEKCPSCEGTGEIKPSIILTDEIENNLRYLIHDQNEKKLKLNVHPFIHAYLTKGIFSIRWKWFLKYGKSISIGSMQSYHFLEYHFFNKNNDEIKM from the coding sequence TTGAATAAGGAGTTAATCATAGATTCAAATTCTTCCGAAGTCAATGTTGCATTGCTCGAAGAAAAATGCCTTGTTGAGTTAAACAAGGAAAAAAATGATCATAGCTTTTCCGTGGGTGATGTGTATCTTGGGAAGGTTCGTAAAATTATGCCCGGACTTAATGCCGCTTTTATTGACGTAGGTCATGAAAAAGATGCTTTTTTGCATTATTTGGATCTGGGACCGCAAATAAGTTCACTCAATAAGTATACCAGGATTGCTTTAGCCGGAAAAACCCCCAATCTTGCAACCAATTTTAATCTGGAACCAGACATTGAAAAAACTGGGAAAATTTCATCAGTACTCAATCCGGGGCAACAAATACTGGTGCAAATAGCTAAAGAACCCATTTCGACTAAAGGACCCAGGGTTACTTCCGAAATTTCCTTTGCCGGTCGTTTTCTCGTTCTTGTTCCTTTTTCTAACCGGATTTCTATTTCTCAGAAAATTAAAAGTCTGGATGAGAGAAATAGACTAAAACGTTTAATTACAAGCATTAAACCCAAACACTTCGGAATTATTATCCGTACTGTTGCCGAAAATAAAAAGGTCGCCGACCTGGATGCAGATTTAATTAGCCTGTTAAATAAATGGGAAAGTATAAGTACACAGTTACCCGGTGCGAAAGCTCCGTTAAAAGTTATAAGCGAAATGGCTCGTACTTCGGCTATTCTTCGTGATGTACTAAATGAAACTTTTAACAATATTCATGTTAATGATATTGTCCTATACGAAGAAATAAAAAATTATATACGAACCATTGCATCCGAAAAATTGGATATTGTAAAACTTTACAAAGGGAAAGTTCCTATTTTCGAGCACTTTGGAGTAGAGAAACAAATAAAAAATTCTTTTGGTAAAATCATCACTATCAAAAGTGGTGTGTATTTAATCATTGAACACACTGAAGCTTTGCATGTTATTGATGTTAACAGTGGGCATAGGGTGAATGCACAAAATTCACAGGAAGTAAATGCTTTGGATGTAAACATCGAAGCGGCTATAGAAACAGCTCGGCAATTACGCCTTCGCGATATGGGCGGGATTATAGTTATTGATTTTATTGATATGCACGAACCGGGAAACCGCCGCAAACTCTACCAAAAACTGAAAGAGGAAATGGCTAGAGACCGGGCAAAACATACCATTTTGCCTCCCAGCAAATTCGGTTTAGTGCAAATTACAAGACAAAGGGTAAGACCGGAAACCAATGTGCAAATCGTTGAAAAGTGTCCTTCGTGCGAGGGTACCGGCGAAATAAAACCCAGTATTATTTTAACCGATGAAATTGAAAATAACCTCAGGTATTTGATTCATGATCAAAATGAAAAAAAGCTAAAACTCAATGTCCACCCCTTTATTCATGCTTACCTTACCAAGGGAATTTTTTCCATCAGGTGGAAGTGGTTTTTAAAATACGGGAAATCAATATCAATAGGCAGTATGCAATCGTATCATTTTTTGGAATATCATTTTTTCAATAAAAACAACGACGAAATCAAAATGTAA
- the trpS gene encoding tryptophan--tRNA ligase, with protein MEIVVSGIRSTGDLHLGNYFGAIRNFVKMQYENYCYFFIADYHSLTTHPTPNDLHGNVEKVLVNFLACGLDPEKTTLYIQSDLPEVAELYLLLNMNAYLGELERVTSFKDKVRKQPDNINAGLLTYPTLMAADIIIHKAHKVPVGKDQEQHLEMTRTFANRFNRMYKVDYFPEPQAYNFGEALVKIPGLDGGGKMGKSEGEGNAIFLSDTPEMIRKKVMRAVTDFGPVQMCQKKPDAIANLFTLLSVVSTPETVEYFDNLYNKCQIRYGDLKKQLAEDIIKFTQPFREKITELSANKSYLRKVVTMGAEKARVSAAQTIKDVRSIIGFKSF; from the coding sequence ATGGAAATAGTAGTTAGCGGAATACGGTCTACCGGAGATTTACATCTGGGGAATTATTTTGGAGCCATCAGGAATTTTGTGAAAATGCAATACGAAAACTATTGTTATTTTTTTATAGCAGATTATCACTCGCTTACGACGCACCCCACTCCCAACGACCTACATGGCAACGTAGAAAAAGTATTAGTTAATTTTTTAGCTTGCGGACTGGATCCGGAAAAGACGACACTGTATATTCAAAGTGACCTTCCCGAAGTTGCCGAGCTTTATCTTTTATTAAACATGAATGCTTACCTTGGAGAGCTGGAACGCGTAACTTCGTTCAAGGATAAAGTTCGCAAGCAACCAGACAATATTAATGCCGGGCTGCTTACTTATCCTACCCTCATGGCTGCAGATATTATTATTCATAAGGCACATAAAGTGCCGGTGGGCAAAGACCAAGAGCAACACCTTGAAATGACACGGACTTTTGCCAATCGTTTTAACAGAATGTATAAAGTAGATTATTTTCCGGAACCCCAAGCATATAATTTTGGAGAAGCATTGGTAAAAATACCAGGTTTGGATGGCGGCGGGAAAATGGGAAAATCGGAAGGAGAGGGGAATGCCATTTTCCTTTCCGATACACCTGAAATGATACGTAAAAAAGTAATGAGGGCAGTTACCGACTTCGGTCCGGTACAAATGTGCCAGAAAAAACCAGATGCCATAGCAAATTTATTTACTCTTTTATCAGTTGTTTCTACTCCCGAAACCGTGGAATATTTCGATAATTTATACAATAAATGCCAAATACGTTATGGAGATTTAAAAAAACAACTTGCCGAAGATATTATTAAATTTACTCAACCATTCAGAGAAAAAATTACAGAATTATCGGCAAATAAATCCTACCTTCGAAAAGTAGTAACCATGGGCGCCGAAAAAGCTCGGGTAAGTGCTGCACAAACCATTAAAGATGTGCGTTCAATTATTGGGTTTAAGTCATTTTAA
- a CDS encoding T9SS type A sorting domain-containing protein, with the protein MMKKIKFAFIFCLIFSFLSLSLFAQQNAKKNLKKKYPDRLTVDTRVDNMRYWKNMAKLGLTPVAPDLPVPKAVNTGSGINAKSVLVDDSPDIPLTEVNSTQSENSVFVNPNDKDHVLNSNNSTENPVGDLYGANDFYTTNGGESWEGEVEGAGGANSGDPTTAISLTGRMYVGYIHANSGQGVSYSNDGGQNWTAKLVANPPSGWGNMLDKNHLWIDNSTSSPYAGNLYDAWTNFGGTNNNEIEVSRTTDGGDTWSSAVNVSSAVNAGSHNQGVNLHTGPNGEVYAIWAIYDGWPTDESAIGFSKSLDGGATWQPATRIIGDIRGIRTSGTSKNMRVNSFPSMTVDISNGPNRGAIYVLWTNIGVPGINADGDIDVYMIKSTDQGATWSTPLKVNQDLPGQGKQHFFPWICCDDVSGYLSVIFYDDRNVSSSQCEVFVANSTDGGQTWEDFKVSDVAFTPEPISGLASSYFGDYLGITAHGRKVYPVWTDNRTGHAMSFTSPFETGPPPNQPWIVYQSNQINDITGGNGNGQMDYGETINLGISLMNLGDQPADNVTATISTSNPYITISDNQESFGSFNVPDTVFVPDAYTFTVAPNIPDEMKVDFDINVTDGDSTWTSKFTLTAHAPAIEIGTLSVSDPLGNNNNRLDPGETADIRIATTNSGDFDVLNIVGIISENSEYVTLNNTSFEHDTLTPGETANAIFNITVSEDAPVGTAVQFNYNVTAGLYSAAKSFVSNIGLILEDWETGDFTQFDWTSGGDAGWEVSNENIYEGAFSAISGTIADMGSSELNLQWECASNDSISFFCKVSSEPDYDFLTFYIDGVVIAQWSGEVDWTRVAYPISEGSHTLSWIYNKDVSQSNGSDAAWVDYIVLPPFTVPTVNAGEDASVCTGSNYILSGSGSDYTSIAWTTSGDGTFSDPTLLTPEYTPGTNDISNGLVILTLTGLGNMGNDVDNMALSIFTVPGMAETPIGETQICATTVSEIYTINSLPQAISYTWTLIPETAGTVTANNLQAEVFWNAGFTGQAQITVTGNNLCGSGTPSLPLEISVFPLPTATISGTTEICKGEPALLSIDFTGTAPWNFVMNTSTDTLTTETTPYTLEVTPESNSDFSVTSVLDAHLCSNSGTGIAQITVNPLPTVFLGNDTIMCIYHNHTLDAGAGFVTYSWSDGSTWQTIIVDSTNANLGANTFLVTITDNKGCQATDEIVVTMSNCEGIDEISAFASLKVYPNPNNGIFEISFKTVKQKQVDITITNPEGKVVFSEKSFSFTDKVNKTINLKNQSRGVYMLTLKCGTETLTQKLIIQ; encoded by the coding sequence ATGATGAAGAAAATTAAATTTGCCTTTATTTTTTGTTTGATATTTTCTTTTTTATCTCTTTCCTTATTTGCACAACAAAATGCAAAAAAGAACCTGAAGAAAAAATATCCGGACAGGCTTACTGTTGATACCCGAGTGGACAACATGCGGTACTGGAAAAACATGGCAAAATTGGGGTTAACCCCGGTTGCACCAGATTTACCAGTTCCTAAAGCCGTTAACACAGGGAGTGGGATAAATGCAAAATCCGTTTTGGTTGATGACTCACCTGATATTCCATTAACCGAAGTTAATTCAACACAAAGTGAAAATTCTGTTTTTGTTAATCCTAATGACAAGGATCATGTTTTGAATTCAAATAATTCAACAGAAAACCCGGTAGGTGATCTTTACGGAGCCAATGATTTTTATACTACCAATGGAGGCGAATCCTGGGAAGGCGAAGTAGAAGGTGCTGGTGGAGCAAACTCCGGTGACCCAACAACAGCTATTAGCTTGACCGGCAGAATGTATGTTGGGTATATTCATGCTAATTCCGGACAAGGTGTTTCTTATTCCAACGATGGAGGTCAAAACTGGACTGCAAAATTAGTTGCTAACCCTCCATCAGGATGGGGAAATATGCTCGATAAAAATCATCTTTGGATAGATAACAGCACTTCGAGCCCTTATGCCGGTAATTTGTACGATGCATGGACTAATTTTGGAGGAACCAATAATAACGAAATAGAAGTATCTCGTACTACTGATGGTGGGGATACCTGGTCAAGCGCTGTAAATGTAAGTTCTGCCGTTAATGCAGGAAGTCATAATCAAGGTGTTAACCTGCATACAGGTCCGAATGGTGAAGTTTACGCTATTTGGGCAATCTATGACGGATGGCCAACCGATGAAAGTGCCATAGGCTTTTCCAAATCACTTGATGGAGGTGCAACATGGCAACCTGCTACCCGCATCATTGGAGACATCAGGGGAATACGTACTTCGGGGACTTCTAAAAACATGCGTGTCAACTCATTCCCTTCAATGACTGTTGACATAAGCAACGGACCAAACCGTGGAGCTATTTATGTTCTCTGGACCAATATCGGCGTTCCTGGTATCAATGCTGACGGCGATATTGATGTTTATATGATAAAATCTACTGACCAGGGTGCAACATGGTCAACACCTTTAAAAGTTAATCAGGATTTGCCAGGACAAGGAAAACAACATTTCTTCCCCTGGATTTGCTGTGATGATGTTTCGGGTTATCTGAGCGTTATTTTCTACGACGACCGCAATGTTTCTTCCAGTCAATGTGAAGTTTTTGTTGCCAATTCAACAGATGGAGGTCAAACATGGGAAGATTTTAAAGTTAGCGATGTAGCCTTTACCCCTGAGCCAATTTCCGGGCTTGCTTCAAGTTATTTTGGAGATTATCTGGGTATTACAGCTCACGGACGCAAAGTATATCCTGTTTGGACCGACAATCGTACAGGACATGCAATGTCTTTTACTTCTCCATTCGAAACCGGTCCTCCACCCAATCAGCCCTGGATTGTTTACCAATCAAATCAAATTAATGACATTACGGGCGGAAACGGAAACGGACAAATGGACTATGGCGAAACCATCAACCTGGGAATTAGTTTAATGAATCTTGGCGACCAGCCCGCAGACAATGTAACTGCAACAATATCTACATCAAATCCTTATATTACAATCAGCGATAACCAGGAATCGTTTGGCAGCTTCAATGTTCCTGATACGGTTTTCGTTCCCGATGCTTATACTTTTACCGTTGCTCCAAATATTCCAGACGAAATGAAGGTTGATTTTGACATCAATGTAACTGACGGCGACAGTACCTGGACAAGCAAATTCACTCTTACAGCTCATGCACCAGCAATTGAAATCGGTACATTGTCTGTTTCCGACCCGCTGGGAAATAATAATAACCGGCTTGATCCCGGAGAAACCGCTGACATCAGGATAGCTACAACCAATTCTGGTGATTTTGACGTTCTTAATATCGTGGGGATTATCTCTGAAAACAGCGAATATGTTACATTAAATAATACAAGCTTTGAACATGACACTCTTACACCAGGGGAAACAGCAAATGCTATTTTTAATATTACAGTTAGCGAAGATGCTCCGGTAGGAACGGCTGTTCAGTTTAATTATAATGTAACAGCCGGATTGTACTCTGCTGCTAAATCTTTTGTCAGCAATATTGGTCTTATTCTCGAAGACTGGGAAACAGGAGATTTTACTCAATTCGACTGGACATCGGGTGGCGATGCCGGATGGGAAGTTTCGAATGAAAATATTTATGAAGGTGCATTCAGTGCCATATCAGGTACTATTGCAGACATGGGTTCTAGTGAACTGAATCTGCAATGGGAATGTGCCAGTAACGATAGTATTTCATTTTTCTGCAAAGTATCCTCAGAACCAGACTACGATTTTCTTACTTTTTACATTGATGGTGTTGTCATTGCACAATGGTCTGGCGAAGTTGACTGGACAAGAGTAGCATATCCTATAAGTGAAGGAAGCCATACGTTAAGCTGGATTTATAATAAAGACGTTTCCCAAAGCAATGGCAGCGATGCCGCCTGGGTTGATTATATTGTTCTTCCTCCCTTTACCGTTCCTACAGTAAATGCCGGAGAAGATGCTTCTGTTTGCACCGGTTCAAACTACATTTTAAGTGGCAGTGGTTCTGATTATACGTCTATTGCATGGACAACTTCTGGCGATGGAACATTTTCCGACCCCACATTACTAACTCCAGAATATACCCCTGGTACAAACGATATTAGCAATGGTTTGGTAATTTTAACCCTTACTGGTTTGGGAAACATGGGTAATGATGTTGATAACATGGCACTTTCGATATTCACCGTTCCCGGTATGGCAGAAACTCCTATTGGAGAAACACAAATTTGCGCTACGACCGTTTCAGAAATTTATACAATAAACTCCTTACCACAGGCAATTTCTTACACATGGACACTAATACCAGAAACCGCTGGTACAGTTACAGCTAACAATTTACAGGCAGAAGTATTTTGGAATGCCGGATTTACCGGTCAGGCACAAATTACTGTAACCGGAAATAATCTCTGCGGTAGCGGGACACCCTCTTTGCCCCTCGAAATTTCTGTATTTCCCTTACCTACGGCTACAATATCCGGCACAACAGAAATTTGTAAAGGAGAACCGGCTTTGCTTTCCATAGATTTCACAGGAACTGCACCATGGAATTTCGTTATGAATACCTCTACAGATACATTGACAACCGAAACCACCCCTTATACACTTGAAGTTACACCTGAATCCAATTCCGATTTTTCAGTAACATCTGTACTTGATGCACACTTGTGCAGCAATTCGGGAACAGGTATAGCACAAATTACCGTTAATCCTTTGCCAACTGTATTTTTGGGTAACGATACTATAATGTGTATTTACCATAACCATACTCTCGATGCCGGAGCCGGTTTTGTAACCTATAGCTGGAGTGATGGCTCAACATGGCAAACGATTATAGTTGACTCAACTAACGCTAACCTTGGTGCAAATACATTTTTAGTAACCATTACCGACAATAAAGGATGTCAGGCAACTGATGAAATTGTGGTTACAATGAGCAATTGTGAAGGTATAGATGAAATTTCAGCATTTGCTTCATTAAAAGTATACCCTAATCCCAACAATGGTATTTTTGAAATTTCATTCAAGACTGTAAAACAGAAACAAGTTGATATTACCATAACAAACCCTGAAGGTAAGGTAGTGTTTAGCGAAAAGTCATTCTCCTTCACTGATAAAGTCAACAAAACGATAAACCTGAAAAATCAGTCAAGGGGTGTTTATATGCTTACTTTGAAATGTGGTACGGAAACTCTTACCCAAAAATTAATTATTCAGTAA